A section of the Paramisgurnus dabryanus chromosome 4, PD_genome_1.1, whole genome shotgun sequence genome encodes:
- the ucp1 gene encoding mitochondrial brown fat uncoupling protein 1, protein MVGLKPSDVPPPLGVKVLSAGTAACIADLVTFPLDTAKVRLQIQGEKAKTGAAKGIRYRGVFGTISTMVRTEGPRSLYNGLIAGLQRQMAFASIRIGLYDSVKGFYTRGKDNPNVGIRILAGCTTGAMAVSVAQPTDVVKVRFQAQMNLQGVGRRYNGTMQAYRQIFQLEGLRGLWKGTLPNITRNALVNCTELVSYDLIKEAILRHKLMSDNLPCHFTSAFGAGFITTVIASPVDVVKTRYMNSPPGQYKSSINCAWTMMTKEGPTAFYKGFVPSFLRLGSWNVVMFVSFEQLKRAMMKSRSRLEEAT, encoded by the exons ATGGTGGGTTTAAAGCCATCTGATGTACCACCTCCTCTTGGAGTTAAAGTTTTGAGCGCAGGAACAGCTGCCTGCATCGCTGATTTAGTCACTTTCCCTCTGGACACAGCTAAAGTTCGCCTGCAG ATCCAGGGAGAGAAAGCCAAGACAGGAGCGGCTAAAGGCATCAGGTACAGGGGTGTGTTTGGGACCATAAGCACCATGGTACGAACAGAGGGGCCGCGCTCGTTGTACAACGGATTAATAGCAGGACTTCAGAGACAGATGGCTTTTGCATCCATACGAATCGGCCTTTATGACAGCGTCAAGGGCTTCTACACAAGGGGCAAAGACA ACCCCAATGTGGGCATCAGGATCTTAGCGGGCTGCACTACAGGTGCCATGGCTGTGTCAGTGGCACAGCCCACAGACGTTGTGAAGGTGCGTTTCCAGGCCCAGATGAATCTGCAGGGTGTGGGAAGGCGCTACAATGGCACAATGCAGGCTTACAGACAAATATTTCAGCTAGAGGGTCTCCGTGGATTGTGGAAAG GAACTCTGCCCAACATCACAAGAAATGCCCTGGTCAACTGTACAGAACTTGTTTCTTATGACCTGATAAAGGAAGCCATTCTCAGACACAAACTGATGTCAG ATAACCTGCCCTGCCATTTCACGTCTGCGTTTGGAGCCGGTTTCATCACCACAGTGATCGCGTCCCCGGTGGATGTGGTGAAGACTCGATACATGAACTCTCCTCCTGGTCAATACAAAAGCTCCATCAACTGCGCATGGACTATGATGACCAAGGAGGGTCCCACTGCTTTTTACAAGGG gtttgtcCCGTCTTTCCTGAGGTTGGGCTCTTGGAATGTGGTGATGTTTGTGTCTTTTGAGCAGCTTAAGAGAGCCATGATGAAGTCCAGGAGCAGACTAGAAGAGGCCACATAA